The following DNA comes from Cololabis saira isolate AMF1-May2022 chromosome 7, fColSai1.1, whole genome shotgun sequence.
TCGAGCTCCATCGTGTCAGTCTTCATATTCAAGATATTAATGACAACACACCTCGATTTAATGACGACAACATGAATCTGGAAATCCACGAGTCGGCCGACAGGGGAGCTCGCTTTGTGATAGAAGGGGCGCAAGATGCGGATGTGGGGCAAAATTCAGTTCAACAATATAGCCTACAGAAAAATGATAACTTCGTTTTAGCTGCTGATGGAAACATGATAGAGCTGGTTCTTGATAAAGAGCTTGATCGTGAAAAACAGAAGGACATTGATTTGGTCCTCACAGCTCTAGATGGCGGCTCTCCTCAGAGATCAGGTACAGTAGTCATCCACGTCACTGTGTTGGATGCTAATGATAACGCACCAGTATTCAGCCAGCACATTTATAAGGTCAGTCTGCCTGAAAACTCTCCTGTAGATACTTTAGTGGTTACAGTGAGGGCCTCTGATGCTGATGAGGGAGTAAATGGAGATGTCACTTATGATTTTAGTCACGTTACTGAAGATGTGAGGACGATTTTTAGCATAGATAATAAAGGAGGTGACATACGAATAATTGGTGATGTTGATTATGAAACAACATCGTTGTATGAAATACGAGTAAAAGCGAAGGATGGGTTGGGGCTCTCATCTTATGCTAATGTATTAATTTCTATCACTGACGTGAACGACAACGCCCCTGTAGTCAGTCTGAAATCACTGTCCAATCCCATTTCAGAGGACACACCACCTGGTACAGAGGTGGGAATCTTTAATGTGCAGGACAGAGACTCTGAGAATAACAGACAGGTCCGCTGCTCCATTCAGCAAAACgtcccctttaagttggttCCTTCCATTAAAAACTATTATTCTCTGGTGACGACAGGACAACTGGACCGTGAACTAGTGTCTGATTACAACATTACAATCACTGCTACTGATGAGGGCTCTCCACCTCTGTcctcctctaaaactgttcagttATCTGTAGCTGACATCAACGACAACCCACCTGTGTTTGAGGAACAGTCCTACAGcgcatatgtgactgaaaataaCAAACCTGGCTCCACTTTATGTTCCGTCAGTGCTCGAGACCCCGACTGGAGACAAAACGGTACAGTGATTTATTCTCTGTTACCTGGTGAGGTGAACGGTGCCCGGGTGTCCTCCTATGTATCTGTTAATGGAGACACGGGGGTGATCCACGCTGTGAGATCATTTGATTATGAGCAGTTCAGGAGTTTTAAAGTTAACGTGATGGCCAGAGACAACGGATCTCCTCCCCTCAGCAGCAACGTGACCGTCAGTGTGTTTATATCAGATGTGAACGACAACTCTCCTCAGATACTGTACCCCGCCCCGGAGGGCAGCTCCTTCATGACCGAGCTGGTCCCCAAAGCTGCACATGGAGGCTCTCTGGTGTCCAAAGTGATAGCAGTGGACGCAGATTCCGGACAGAACGCCTGGTTGTCCTATCATATCATCAAATCCACTGATCCTGGACTTTTCAGTATTGGTCTCCACAGCGGAGAGATCAGGATCCAGCGGGACATTTCTGAATCTGACAGCATGAAACAGAATCTTATTGTAGCAGTGAAAGATAACGGACAACCCTCCCTTTCTGCCACATGTTCCATCTATTTATTGATTTCTGATAACTTGGCTGAGGTGCCAGAACTGAAGGATATTTCTTATGATGAGAAGAATTCCAAACTAACATCTTATCTGATCATCGCGCTGGTTTCTGTCTCCACCTTCTTTCTGACCTTCATTATCATCATTTTCGGCGTGAGATTTTGTCATAGAAGAAAACCCAGACTGTTGTTTGATGGAGCAGTTGCCATCCCTGGTGCTTATCTCCCTCCTAATTATGCAGATGTTGACGGGACAGGAACTTTACGCAGCACTTACAATTATGACGCCTACCTGACAACAGGATCCAGAACCAGTGACTTTAAGTTTGTATCATCTTACAATGACAACACGCTTCCTGCTGACCAGACTCTGAAGAAATGTCCGTCAGATTTCGCAGATGCGTTTGACCAACTTGAAGGTTTTACTGAGGTATGAATACATTTAACACATATTACATACACTTTTAAAAAACTATAAGCTGTAAGATTTTGttcaattaatttttttatttcattttatttatcaatctattttatttagagATTTGAATAGAATCAAACGCCTGTGGCCAGACAATCCCGTCCCACTTGTGCTTTTGTTGAAGCTGGCTTACTTTTCTTTATCCTTTCTAGTCTTTTTCCCTATAGTCTTTTTTAATTTCTCGTCTTTTTCCCTTTTAGTCCCAGCAAGTTAACTGGTGTTGCTGCAGAGGAAAGGCTTAAATGTTTAAACTGTAGATGAcccttataataataataataataataataataataataataataacatcatCATGTCTGTCATATATAATAAGTTTTTAAATAGAACCTTTTGTAATATGTAGTTTTGTGTACGACACATTGATCAATGTGATGTTTTTTAAGTGTGTTAACCACATGTGCTTTCATTTACTTCTGGGCATTTCCCAAACTGTAATGATCATTGGTGTGTAGGCATGTCTTGATTTCTTTCATGTCATTTTGATCCTGAAACTTTAATGCTAAGCTTTTGTGGCTGATATACTATTGTTTCTCAGTGGCTTTTTTCAGTGAAGTACATCTATAAAAAGCCACAACAATTATAGTATTACATTTACTTTCTTAAATGTATCTGGGAGTGACTTTCAGGAAGATTAAGTATGTGACACCTAGTTTTTATTCTCTCCTTAGACagtgtcttatttttattctattttacgTAAAAATTGTTTCCATGCGAAAATATCGTTTTTTTCCTCCACCTTTCTGGCCTTGGAAGTTGTGTTTCCATATAGCTTGACCATGATCATTCACAAATGCAATGCTGGTTCTTGATGGCATCATTGATaaagtgtttttatgtttatggttaAGTCTACTTGGTGGTGTTTGATTTTAATTTAGAtagaattttatttaatttggtcTCTTTATTGCATGTACATAAGTTTTTATTGCCATGAAGTGTTTTTTAGGTGATAGTAAATATGCTGTGTCTAGTATGCTGGAATTTCGGAAAGGTTATTGGCTTCACGTCTGCACTGGGGTGTGATGTCTTTCTGCTTGTGTCTTATGTTTGGTGGCAGTCATTCAATCTGCTTTTTTGTGATGTACTGGGAATTCTTCCTCATCACTGCAGCCAGAATACCACTGTGTGCAATCACTTCATACCTGGTTAATCGCTGCATGCACTGACCTCAGTGATTTTGAactacacatatatacacacactgtaGTTTGCCTTCTAATTTTTAGGCTATTTCAGATAAAGGACTTTTACTGAGAAAACTGTGAATTGTTATTAATCATTATCcactccaaattttgactttggaATCCATAATCTTTCTTTTCTAAGAAATTCATTAGACTGTATTGTTCACTTTCAACTTGAAAGAACATCACTTTTTTCTTCATAAAGCAGGAAAGGTTTTTTGTAAGTATCATGAAGTCTTTGCACTTAAGCAGTGATCTTTCCCTCGATCAGGTCAAACAAATTTGTGTGGGGACTTCAatcaatgttcatgtttttttcttgttttttgttgctgtttattttccCCCTTTTGATTGATTGACATGACTTTCCAAATTCTCTACTTGTAATTTAGCATTTTCCACTAAATCCTTGGTTTAAAGCATCATGTTCGgtcctgttgatgaaaatgtggCTTCTTTCTCTGTTTGTACAAAGTAGGAAGTAATTTTACTTCTTACCTTTGACAGACTCCTAGATCTTTTGATTTACTGCCCTGACAAGGTTATCATTACGTTGCATCATCATGTTAACTAAACATCTGAATTGTGATGCAAATGTTACTGTGTCAGAGATTACGGCACTTTGTATTTTTCAACAT
Coding sequences within:
- the LOC133447731 gene encoding protocadherin gamma-A4-like: MFQSWSCFFLLLLPLAYGDINYSFPEEMKRGSVIGNVAKDLGLQAGILSTRRARIDTEETDKRYCDINVNSGELIVTERIDRESLCGKKASCIIKLELVLENPLELHRVSLHIQDINDNTPRFNDDNMNLEIHESADRGARFVIEGAQDADVGQNSVQQYSLQKNDNFVLAADGNMIELVLDKELDREKQKDIDLVLTALDGGSPQRSGTVVIHVTVLDANDNAPVFSQHIYKVSLPENSPVDTLVVTVRASDADEGVNGDVTYDFSHVTEDVRTIFSIDNKGGDIRIIGDVDYETTSLYEIRVKAKDGLGLSSYANVLISITDVNDNAPVVSLKSLSNPISEDTPPGTEVGIFNVQDRDSENNRQVRCSIQQNVPFKLVPSIKNYYSLVTTGQLDRELVSDYNITITATDEGSPPLSSSKTVQLSVADINDNPPVFEEQSYSAYVTENNKPGSTLCSVSARDPDWRQNGTVIYSLLPGEVNGARVSSYVSVNGDTGVIHAVRSFDYEQFRSFKVNVMARDNGSPPLSSNVTVSVFISDVNDNSPQILYPAPEGSSFMTELVPKAAHGGSLVSKVIAVDADSGQNAWLSYHIIKSTDPGLFSIGLHSGEIRIQRDISESDSMKQNLIVAVKDNGQPSLSATCSIYLLISDNLAEVPELKDISYDEKNSKLTSYLIIALVSVSTFFLTFIIIIFGVRFCHRRKPRLLFDGAVAIPGAYLPPNYADVDGTGTLRSTYNYDAYLTTGSRTSDFKFVSSYNDNTLPADQTLKKCPSDFADAFDQLEGFTEV